ACGATAAGGTCAAAGAACAACTGATAGAAAAGCATATCCAGCTTGGGCTATACAAAAGAAAAGATATGGAGAACAATGAAAATCCAATATGGAAAAATTATTTTCCCCATGGCGTATCGCACTTTATCGGCCTCGACGTACATGATTACGGAGATAAAAACGTTATTCTGGATAAAGGAATGGTTATAAGCTGGGAACCCGGGATTTACATACCAGAGGAGAATATGGGCATCCGGATTGAAGATGATATTCTGGTGGACACTCCGCCGGTTAATATGTCTTCCGGGATACCGAAGGAAATGAAGGAGCTGGAGGAATTGATACAAGAAGTGAATAAGTGAATGTTTAAATGATCGCTAAAACCAGGGCCATAGCCTTACATCATATCAAATACTCCGACACGAGTGTCATACTTACCGCCTATACGGAAGCATTTGGAAGGATTTCCTTTATGTTGCAAGGCATTCGCAG
Above is a genomic segment from Bacteroidales bacterium containing:
- a CDS encoding recombination protein O N-terminal domain-containing protein, with protein sequence MIAKTRAIALHHIKYSDTSVILTAYTEAFGRISFMLQGIR